Proteins encoded together in one Sinorhizobium meliloti window:
- a CDS encoding class I adenylate-forming enzyme family protein, with protein MPLSEAVAIHASERPSSPAFRMEGRVFTFGDLAAEAGRILSAIHRSGAQATEESILSGRVRLVALETGNHPLFPAAFLAATAAGHCAALIDPHLPEIARQRMKERLRPEIVIRAERDLLRIDVPSAGQSRLLQGASDAPPAIPAGCGGDPFLVVFTSGTTGDPKAIIRDRRSWRVSLETGQSFFGLGPETTTYAPGPLAHGLTLYALAETLTAGAEFVGARHFEADQALATIAATGAKRLVLVPTMLRRLCERAAGSPLTSVRRITVAGAKLTPADREAATRAFPEAQVTEYYGASELGFISVSRPTDRHTPTAVGKAFPGVRLEIRDEKGERLPAGETGTIFVESELISDGYIAGGDGAGFRRQGKLATVGDLGFLDEGGTLHLIGRAGGMVVSGGNNIYPSEVEIVIQGAGGVNTALVFGLDHPDLGSELAAVIEPGAGFDHAALERHLAAALPRYKRPRRMWLCRKMPMTASGKVAAGELRQWIAEENSALERLL; from the coding sequence GTGCCGCTCTCCGAGGCAGTCGCGATCCATGCGAGCGAACGCCCGTCTTCCCCGGCCTTCCGCATGGAAGGCCGGGTTTTCACCTTTGGCGACCTTGCCGCGGAGGCCGGACGCATCCTCTCGGCCATTCACCGCTCGGGTGCGCAGGCGACAGAAGAAAGCATACTTTCCGGGCGCGTGCGGCTGGTCGCGCTCGAAACGGGAAATCACCCGCTTTTTCCCGCCGCTTTCCTTGCCGCGACCGCGGCCGGCCATTGCGCCGCCCTGATCGACCCGCATCTGCCCGAGATCGCGCGCCAACGGATGAAAGAGCGCCTGCGGCCGGAGATCGTCATCCGCGCCGAACGCGATCTCTTGCGCATCGACGTGCCGTCGGCAGGACAAAGCCGTCTGCTGCAAGGCGCCTCCGATGCTCCGCCCGCAATCCCCGCCGGCTGCGGCGGTGATCCCTTTCTCGTGGTCTTCACGTCGGGGACGACCGGCGATCCGAAGGCGATCATCCGCGACCGCCGGTCCTGGCGGGTGAGCCTTGAGACCGGGCAGAGCTTTTTCGGGCTCGGGCCGGAGACAACGACTTACGCTCCGGGACCGTTGGCGCACGGCCTGACGCTTTACGCGCTCGCGGAGACCCTGACGGCCGGAGCCGAATTCGTGGGCGCTCGGCACTTCGAGGCGGATCAGGCTTTGGCCACGATCGCGGCCACCGGGGCGAAACGGCTGGTGCTGGTGCCGACGATGCTGCGGCGGCTCTGCGAGCGCGCGGCCGGTTCGCCGTTGACATCGGTCAGACGGATTACCGTCGCCGGAGCCAAGCTCACGCCGGCGGATCGGGAAGCGGCGACACGGGCTTTTCCGGAGGCTCAGGTCACGGAATATTACGGCGCCTCGGAACTCGGCTTCATCAGCGTTTCCCGGCCGACGGACAGGCACACGCCGACCGCAGTCGGAAAGGCCTTTCCCGGCGTTCGCCTGGAGATCCGGGACGAGAAAGGCGAGCGCCTTCCCGCAGGGGAAACGGGCACGATCTTCGTCGAAAGCGAGCTCATATCCGACGGTTACATCGCGGGCGGCGACGGAGCGGGATTCCGCCGGCAAGGAAAGCTCGCGACGGTCGGCGACCTCGGTTTCCTTGACGAGGGCGGCACGCTGCACCTCATCGGCCGGGCGGGCGGGATGGTGGTCTCGGGCGGGAACAACATCTATCCATCGGAGGTGGAGATCGTGATCCAGGGAGCCGGCGGCGTGAACACGGCCCTTGTCTTCGGTCTCGATCATCCGGATCTCGGCAGCGAGCTTGCGGCGGTGATCGAGCCCGGCGCCGGATTCGACCATGCGGCACTCGAACGTCATCTTGCCGCCGCCCTGCCGCGCTACAAGCGCCCGCGCAGAATGTGGCTCTGCCGGAAGATGCCGATGACCGCCTCCGGCAAGGTCGCGGCGGGAGAGCTTCGGCAATGGATCGCGGAGGAGAACAGTGCCCTTGAACGCCTCCTCTGA
- a CDS encoding energy-coupling factor transporter transmembrane protein EcfT, producing the protein MLTSLYVEGGSWFHRVPVRAKLVALAVLSIALFATDSPFLLLPAFLLSGWLYLSLGLKPREALSRVGFVFFTILILAAVNLFLVPVPQVAALVLRLMALVLFAAAVTATTTIGAFMDEVTILLKPLERLGLLRAADVGLALGLVLRFVPDIFARYQALAEAHRARGLPVRPLTIIGPLIILTLKDADTIAAAIDARGFRRQ; encoded by the coding sequence ATGCTGACGAGCCTCTATGTCGAGGGAGGTAGCTGGTTTCACCGCGTGCCGGTGCGCGCCAAGCTTGTCGCGCTCGCCGTCTTGAGTATCGCGCTCTTCGCGACGGACTCACCCTTCCTGCTGCTGCCTGCCTTTCTCCTCAGCGGTTGGCTTTATCTCTCGCTCGGGCTGAAACCGCGCGAAGCGCTGTCGCGCGTCGGTTTCGTTTTCTTCACCATTCTGATCCTTGCCGCGGTCAATCTGTTCCTCGTTCCCGTGCCGCAAGTCGCGGCGCTCGTCTTGCGGCTGATGGCGCTCGTCCTCTTTGCAGCCGCGGTCACGGCGACCACGACGATCGGCGCTTTCATGGACGAGGTAACGATCCTCCTGAAGCCGCTGGAGCGCCTCGGTCTCTTGAGGGCGGCAGATGTCGGTCTGGCGCTTGGCCTCGTGCTGCGGTTCGTGCCCGACATCTTCGCCCGGTATCAGGCACTCGCCGAAGCGCATCGGGCACGCGGACTGCCGGTCCGGCCGTTGACCATCATCGGCCCGCTGATCATCCTGACGCTGAAAGATGCGGACACGATCGCGGCCGCCATTGACGCGAGGGGTTTTCGCCGTCAATAA
- a CDS encoding thiolase family protein — translation MNASSDPDRTPVVIAALRTPVGRVNGSLAAIEPASLAALLIERIIADTGIDRAEIDDVIVGNAANSAGNLARLAALEAGLPVAIPGVTVDRQCGSGLEAIVLAARQIQAGAGRFYLAGGTESASRAHIRLRPPLTRGEEPQPVQRARMAPDSIGDPDMGVAAEYVATACGISRERQDRFALESHRRAVAAEAAGRFSREIVPVPTSSGPVARDECPRANASGETLSRLRPVFVAGGTVTAGNACPVNDGAAMVLMTNLAEARRRGVAFGLVLTDAATAGVEPKLLGLGPVPAMAKLRARNPALDVARVDFIEFNEAFASQVLGSLDQLDIAPERVNSDGGAIALGHPYGASGAILVVRLFSQMFAASSPAEGLAMMGIGGGMGIAAHFSSYGPDQAA, via the coding sequence TTGAACGCCTCCTCTGACCCCGATCGCACCCCGGTCGTCATCGCCGCACTGCGAACGCCGGTCGGCCGCGTCAACGGCAGCCTTGCCGCGATCGAGCCTGCAAGCCTTGCCGCCTTGCTGATCGAAAGGATCATTGCGGATACTGGCATCGACCGGGCAGAGATCGACGACGTGATCGTCGGCAATGCCGCCAACAGTGCCGGCAATCTCGCACGTCTCGCCGCGCTGGAGGCAGGATTGCCCGTCGCAATTCCGGGCGTCACCGTCGACCGTCAATGCGGCTCCGGGCTCGAGGCGATCGTCCTTGCGGCTCGGCAGATCCAGGCCGGCGCGGGTCGTTTCTATCTTGCCGGAGGCACCGAGAGCGCCAGTCGCGCGCATATCCGCCTTCGGCCCCCGCTCACGCGCGGCGAAGAGCCACAGCCGGTCCAGCGCGCGCGGATGGCGCCCGATTCGATCGGCGATCCGGATATGGGCGTTGCAGCGGAGTACGTCGCCACGGCCTGCGGCATCTCGCGTGAGCGGCAGGACCGGTTTGCGCTCGAAAGCCACCGACGCGCCGTCGCGGCCGAAGCGGCAGGCCGGTTCTCGCGCGAGATCGTGCCCGTGCCGACATCATCAGGGCCTGTCGCAAGGGATGAGTGCCCTCGTGCAAACGCATCTGGCGAGACGCTCTCGCGACTGAGGCCGGTTTTCGTTGCTGGCGGCACCGTCACCGCCGGCAATGCCTGCCCGGTCAATGACGGCGCGGCGATGGTACTGATGACGAACCTCGCGGAGGCGCGCAGGCGCGGTGTCGCCTTCGGTCTCGTCCTCACCGATGCGGCGACGGCCGGCGTCGAACCGAAGCTGCTCGGCCTTGGCCCCGTCCCCGCCATGGCGAAGCTTCGCGCGCGCAATCCCGCGCTCGATGTGGCCCGCGTCGATTTCATCGAATTCAACGAGGCCTTCGCCTCGCAGGTTCTCGGGAGCCTCGACCAGCTCGATATCGCACCCGAACGCGTCAACAGCGACGGCGGCGCGATCGCGCTCGGCCACCCTTATGGTGCTTCCGGCGCCATTCTCGTCGTCCGGCTGTTCTCGCAGATGTTCGCGGCCTCCTCCCCGGCGGAAGGGCTGGCCATGATGGGTATCGGCGGCGGCATGGGGATCGCCGCCCACTTCAGCAGCTACGGACCGGATCAGGCGGCATAG
- a CDS encoding biotin transporter BioY yields the protein MNTRDLVLVALFTAIIVVLGLVPPITLGFIPVPITAQSMGVMLAGCIIGAKRGALAFLLLILLVTIGLPVLSGGRGGLAVLAGPSGGFIFGWAVAAFVTGLIAERFVQSTNSEARQFVGFFLASVLGGIVVLYAIGVPWLSAVTGTPLMAAATGSLVFIPGDLLKAAIATLAARAVYAGYPLLPARV from the coding sequence ATGAACACCAGAGACCTCGTCCTCGTTGCGCTTTTCACTGCCATCATCGTTGTGCTCGGCCTCGTACCGCCGATCACGCTCGGCTTCATTCCCGTTCCGATCACGGCGCAGTCGATGGGCGTGATGCTCGCCGGCTGCATCATCGGCGCGAAGCGCGGCGCCCTCGCCTTCCTCCTGCTCATCCTGCTCGTCACGATCGGACTGCCGGTACTTTCCGGCGGCCGCGGCGGACTCGCCGTCCTGGCCGGCCCCTCGGGCGGGTTCATCTTCGGCTGGGCAGTTGCCGCCTTCGTTACCGGCCTGATCGCCGAGCGCTTCGTCCAGTCCACGAATTCGGAAGCGCGCCAATTTGTCGGCTTCTTCCTCGCCTCGGTCCTTGGCGGCATCGTCGTGCTCTATGCGATCGGGGTTCCGTGGCTCTCTGCCGTTACCGGCACGCCTCTGATGGCCGCCGCAACCGGTTCGCTCGTCTTCATTCCGGGCGACCTGTTGAAGGCCGCGATCGCGACGCTCGCCGCCCGGGCCGTCTACGCCGGCTATCCGCTGCTGCCGGCGCGCGTCTGA
- a CDS encoding acyl-CoA thioesterase, with protein sequence MDGTERENVTEVRIPFRDIDMHGHMHNAAYYAHAEAALANLWRHRPAIAEEPAYLVRRSACIFHRGLRFDDPARFTVTVAKIGGSSIGFAVRVETGDKLAAEVEIVWVAVDRARHQPVQLPAPTREWLAGYAA encoded by the coding sequence ATGGACGGCACAGAGCGGGAAAATGTCACGGAAGTCCGCATTCCGTTCCGCGATATAGACATGCACGGCCATATGCACAATGCGGCCTATTATGCGCATGCGGAGGCCGCACTTGCCAATCTCTGGCGGCACCGGCCGGCAATTGCGGAAGAACCGGCCTATCTCGTCCGCCGCTCCGCCTGCATCTTCCATCGCGGTCTGCGCTTCGACGATCCCGCGCGCTTTACGGTGACCGTCGCGAAGATCGGCGGCAGCTCCATAGGTTTTGCCGTGCGCGTCGAGACCGGCGACAAACTTGCCGCCGAGGTCGAGATCGTCTGGGTGGCCGTCGACCGTGCCCGCCATCAACCGGTACAGCTGCCCGCCCCAACCCGGGAATGGCTCGCCGGCTATGCCGCCTGA
- a CDS encoding zinc-dependent alcohol dehydrogenase family protein: MRSTLVRQFGDPGQVIEVVDAPRPAAGAGEVEIEISLAAINPSDLIPVTGAYSARTVLPFVPGFEGVGIVRRVGPDVQVIKAGDRVVPIGACGLWQQFLLRPAEWCFRVPDGIEDAQAAMSYVNPLTALRLVEALLEHFGSLEGMDVGVTAAGSAIGGMLMKLLALEGAVPTAMLRSERRRGRLGEAHRILVADSGDLLMDSQFDAVLDAVGGALAGELIGRSIRPGGTFIQYGALSGAPVPQTAISGRPDIRFAFLWLRTWVHSAGREALEAAFLRSFAGLQSGLFASPVAATYPLSRLADALAHQADPDRDGKILLDPRC; encoded by the coding sequence ATGCGCTCCACACTCGTTAGACAGTTTGGCGACCCCGGACAAGTCATCGAGGTCGTGGACGCACCCCGCCCTGCCGCAGGCGCGGGCGAAGTCGAGATCGAAATATCGCTCGCGGCAATCAATCCTTCGGACCTGATCCCCGTTACGGGCGCCTACAGCGCGCGCACCGTCCTGCCTTTCGTCCCCGGCTTCGAGGGCGTCGGCATCGTCAGGCGCGTCGGGCCGGACGTGCAAGTCATCAAGGCCGGAGATCGGGTCGTCCCGATCGGCGCGTGCGGGCTTTGGCAGCAATTCCTCCTCCGCCCCGCCGAATGGTGCTTTCGCGTGCCGGACGGGATCGAAGACGCGCAGGCGGCGATGAGCTATGTCAATCCGCTAACGGCGTTGAGGCTTGTCGAAGCGCTGCTGGAGCATTTCGGATCGCTCGAGGGCATGGATGTCGGCGTGACCGCTGCGGGCTCTGCCATCGGCGGCATGCTGATGAAGCTGCTTGCGCTCGAAGGCGCGGTGCCGACGGCCATGCTTCGCAGCGAGAGGAGACGCGGCCGTCTCGGCGAGGCACACCGGATCCTGGTGGCCGACAGCGGCGATCTCCTCATGGACAGCCAATTCGATGCGGTGCTGGATGCCGTCGGCGGCGCGCTGGCGGGCGAACTGATCGGGCGGTCCATCCGCCCCGGCGGGACCTTCATCCAGTATGGAGCGCTCAGCGGCGCACCCGTGCCTCAGACGGCGATCAGCGGCCGGCCCGACATACGTTTCGCCTTTCTTTGGCTGAGAACCTGGGTGCATTCCGCCGGCCGGGAGGCACTCGAAGCCGCTTTCCTGCGCAGCTTCGCCGGGCTGCAGAGCGGCCTCTTTGCCAGCCCTGTTGCCGCCACCTACCCCTTGAGCAGGCTCGCCGACGCCCTTGCGCATCAGGCCGACCCGGATCGCGACGGCAAGATCCTGCTCGATCCGCGCTGTTGA